The DNA region TGGCAGATACCATCTGCTCCAGCCTCTTTGTCTCCTGTGTAAATGCTTCCATCTCCCAGACAGACCCGGTCCAGAGAGTTCCAGGATCTGGGCCCACGGAGCCGCTCAGAACTAGAAAGCACTTATCAGGCAGACTGAGGCTCCCGGAGGAATGTGCTCCCGTTTGTGCTCCTGTGGAATCCCAAATCAGGATTCCTAAAAACACGCCGCAGTCGTGAAAATGATTTTATGATGCGAGTTCTGAAAAGCTTTTTGGCATCTCGTGGATGAAGCGATATTTTATTGATGCCCTTAGAGAAATTCTTTGGTGGTtgaggtgagaggtcaggggtcaggggtcagggtcagccgCACATCAGCCGTTGGGGATTCAGTGGTTTTCCCAAGGATACTCCGGGCTGGATGGATGCGTGCTGAACTCTGCTTTATGAGGGGAAGAGCTGTCCCACTCCGTCAGCTCCAACAGATGCCTGATTTTACTGGTCCGTCCTTTTAGAAAGGACAGCGTCCAACTTCATTTTGCTTTTATGTGCGTCcagctgaaggaagaggaaaagaagttAAGTTCAAGTTCTGGTTGTGGGTCCATGTGTTCGTGTTAGTACAGTGGGAACGGTCAGTTTTGTTGGATTTCATGGGCAGGAGACGGTGGACATGGACGGGGACAGGGAACAAACATGGACACGGAACAAGCGTGCCTCCAACTACATCTGACCTGGGTGGGGTAATAAGACGTCTGTCCGGCTCAGGGAGAGGGGTTAAGGACAGAGGATCATTGAACAGTAGGGGCCCAAGTACTGGGCCTTGTGGTACGCCAGACAGGATTTTGCAGGTCCAGATCCagctttgaccttttgaccccagTGCAGACTGAAGTAGCCATGAAATACTGTCTGCTGCTCATCACTGGGCTTTTGAGCAGGGGCAAATTAGGCTAATCTCTGAATGCTACTATCTACACTGTCCCGGGTTTGACTCCACTTTAAAATAATACTCCCACGCTTCACTGGGCCACTGGCAGGGGTCCCCAGTCCGTCCTGCTCAACAAAGACCCTACTCACAAGCCACCACTGGATGGGAACATCAGATCCCAGGCTGCATGTTTGTGTAAGCTGCACAACCACCACAGGGGGGTGAGGCGAAGCGTGTTGCCATGGCTGAGGGTACGAGTTATGAGTACGGCtgctgaccgacagaccgaGCGTTTTAACCTGGCTGCCGATCGGATCAAATGTCCCACTGAAGTGTGGAACAAACCCAAATGACCTCGTATCTGTCAGTAAACCTTCCATAAAAGTATTAAAGGACATTTGTATCAGGACGTAGTAAAACAGCCGTGTGgcgtgaagagcagcagctagaaggaagagagagacgtGGACCTCCTTTGTTGCCTACCTTGGCCCCCCCAGGTAAAATGACTAAAGAGAAAAGGTCTGTCCTAACAAGCAGTCATTCAGGCTGTCAGAGCCACGGCTGTTTGGTCTGCAGGCTCAACATCTTGTGCACACCCCACTCATGACGCGTGGGGGTCACAAGTATGCTCCGCCTTGATGCGTGTGCTGAAATCGGCTTTACGACCTGTTCCTACACAGCTTTTCCCAGAAGGGATTGGCCGCCTGCTTCTTTTCCTCGCCCCGACTGGTTCCCTGGAACTCGCCATCCAGCAGGTATTTCAACGAACCCTTGCTTCCCGACACACGACATCGTTTACGCAGCCTGTCTCTGTTTCATCAGCGCATTTTGACTTGAAATAACCCAAAAGGAAGAAAGCTAAAGCTAGCATGAGCAAACATGACAGATAGGTATGCTGCTATGGCGCTAGCCGCCTGCGGCTAAAGCACCTGCAGCGAGGGAAGACCCGAGGATGAGGACGGACAGTAATTGGGCTCTTCAATAAAGctggaaaatatttaaaagatcAATTAAGACGACAGAAGCTGCGAGGGCTCTTGACGAGTCAGCTGATGCTTCCACCTTCTCTGCTGTACGTTCAGATGTTAGTTACGCTGCTCCAGACTCGGGATACACTTGGACCGAGACGGACACACCTGGAATCACAGGTACGTCACATTCCCACAACAAGCGGGCTTCTGGGAGTGTACTGCCCCCCTCTGTAGGGGCGGGGTAGTACACCTCCGGGACGAGTGTTGCATGACGCAGCATGCTGGTGTGAGTGATGCGGTTCACCTCGAGTGTGTCTCTGGGATGTTGCCACGCCATCTGTGGGCCAGACCATCccgtgtgttgggggggggggggcaacagattGTTCTGATTGTGCATGTGGGAGGGATGATTCTGCACCACGCCGCTGTTTTCACTGGTCTGGGATTGGTCAGCAGGGATTTATGACCAATGGCAACCATGGAAACGCTTCCCTCTGACGTGTGTGATGGGAAAACTAACGGGTTTTACATCCTCCTCAGCTTGGGATCACAGGCCTGATATCTCAGAATATGAGCGCTGGTTGTATCGCTTTGGATCCAACCGTAAGTGTCTTTATATTCCATTTATTGGGGGCTAATAAATGGTTTCGGGAGTCCTGCTGTGACCTTTCATGAGAGATGTGCGATGGCCTTTATTTCCTGCTAATTATTGTAGGCGAAGCTGAAACGTGATTCTCATCATTATCTGTTTTTGTGCTGCGGGGGCAAGTGGAGGGAGATTCTGGGGTGGATTTAGCAAAATGACCTCTGAAGATCTGCCGTTCATTTGGGTTTTGGCTGCTcaaggaaaaaaagcagcaatgtgcacgtgcacgtgcagatAGTTACGgaaaataaaaagtaaacatGCTTCTCTCAAATGAGCTAAAACGAGACTGTATTGAAACGATGTTTGGTATAATTACATGAAACAACTGAGGATTCCCACTTTTCTAAAACACTTTAGCAGCTCGGATGTTGCTAAATCCTGGAAGTTTTACACACGTTAAAGAAATAgaaatgagttttttttaatcctttccattattttaatattacatAAACAGATATAATAGAATAAAAGCTGTGTTTGGTCCATAATTCTGTGTTTCGAGCGTCTCCTCACTGGTTTGTGCGTGTTTCCAGTTCCTCGCGCTCCCGACTCGGATGGCGGCCGGAAAGTCCCCCTGGACACCACCTACACCAGAGGTAAGCGCTGTTGCCCGGGAGGTTATGGTTAAAGATGTGGTCCATGGTTCTGACAAGCGTTTGTGACACGGCTGCAGTGGAGCCGGTGGACTCCTGGAGGCCGGACGCCAGCATCTACCAATCAGGTGAGATCCTCTGGCCGAGTCCCTTTCTGGTCCCAATCAGGTCCCTTTGCTGGGAAATCTGATCCAAGCAAACATCCAGTCCTCAGAAAAGCTTGTGAAACTGTCCAGCCTGTAATTTTGGGGCTGTAGCTGCTTTCTGCTGGAACAGATGCTGTTTTTAAGAGTCGCCGATGCACAGCTGCAACCATCAAACTCCCGTTAAAATCGGCTTTTCCTGAATTTTAGGCTATAATGTGAGagaagaggaacctgctgcCCGAGTGCCTGAGCCTGCGTCACAGGGAGCTCCTGGTAAAAACCCACCGTTCATGCTTCTGTCGCAGGCTGATGGTAGAAATAAGGTTGAGTttagatgctgcagcagcaggaaagcGGCGTTTGTCTTTTGAATGCAAACGAAGGGCAGTAATTAAGTTAGACAGAgtctcttctcttcctgcagAGTGTAAAGTGGACCTGGTCTTCCTGATGGATGGGAGCTGGAGCATCGGGAAGAGGCGCTTTAAGATCCagaaggacttcctgtctgaggtgGCCCAGACCATCAATGTGGGCGTGACCGGACCTGTGATGGGCGTCGTCCAATATGGGTAACTTGAGCGCCGTCTGGCTTGTTTTACCGTTGAGCAAAAGCGGAACGTGATCCGTTTCCTGCCTTCAGCGACGAGCCAGTGACAGAGGTCAGCCTGAAGTCGGCCTCCAGCTCCAGAGAGCTGAGATCAGCCATCGAAAAGATCACGCAGAAAGGAGGCCCTTCCCACGTGGGTGAGTGGGCCCCGGCCCTTCGGCGATatgcacccccccctccccacacacacacacacacacacacacacacacacgaggagcCCATTTCTACACGCAAGGATGGAATTAAATCTAAATCTGCTGCTAAATTACAGCCCTGATTTCTattcttcctctgctctgaccAGAGAGGATCTGATCTAACCAGCAGGGGTCATTTCCAAAGGACAAAAATACAGATTCTTCTGGTCTGCCTGTTTTTGACCACTAGAATGTGAGACTAAACACGCGTGTGTAGTAGTTTGCTTACCTGCAGCACACACCCCAAAGGGTTTGTGAAGAGAGAACACACCTGCTCATTTAGAATTTCAGATGTGGCCAAAGCAAACCTCCATGtttaaacatttgaaaacactcctcgtgtgttttctgttgtatCTGCGTTTCAATGAGAAATGACGTCACGAGAGACGAACCtaactgttgctctgctgccccctggcggaCGGACAGGAAAGGCCCTCGGTTACATCAACAAACAGTTCTTCTCTGACGCCAATGGCAACAGAGGGGGGGCCCCCAACGTGGCGGTGGTGCTGGTGGACGGCTGGCCCACGGACAAGGTGGAGGAGGCGTCCCGGCTCGCCCGGGAGTCCGGCATCAACATTTTCTTTGTGACCATCGAAGGAGCCGACGACGTTGAGAAGAAGAACCTGATTGAAAACGACTTTGTGGACAAGGTGGAGTGTTGTTGCCGAGTTTTGGTGTGTGGAATAACTGTTCATGTAGCCCGTTAGCAGTTGGCACTTTTTTAAGTTAAAAGTTAAAACAGATTTAGGTCCATGCACACCTGCTGGGTGACcgctcctccagcaggtccatgCACACCTGCTGCGCAGCGCTAAGCTTTGCTCCCGTCCCCAGGCGGTGTGCCGGACCAACGGCTTCTTCTCTCTGCCCGTGAGCAGCTGGTTCGCTCTGAGGAAGCTGGTGCAGCCGCTGGTGAAGCGGGTGTGCGACGCCGACCGGCTGGTGTGCAGCAAGACGTGCCTGAACGCCAACGACATCGCCTTCGTCATCGACGGCTCCAGCAGCGTGGGCACCGGCAACTTCCGCACCGTGCTGCAGTTCGTGGCCAACATCACGCGGGAGTTCGAGATCTCGGACACGGACACGCGGGTGGGCGCGGTCCAGTACACCTACGAGCAGCGCTTGGAGTTCTCCTTCACCCAGCACGGCAACAAGGCCGACCTGCTCAACGCCGTCAAGCGCATCGACTACTGGAGCGGCGGGACCAGCACCGGCGCCGCCATCTCCTACGCCGCTGAGCAGCTTTTCAGCAAGTCCAAACCCAACAAACGCAAGATCATGATCGTGATTACGGACGGACGCTCCTACGACGACGTCAGGCAGCCGGCCCTGGCTGTCCACcgtcaaggtcagaggtcaaccctAGTCCACGCCGCTGTTTGAACCCAGTCTTTAAACCTTTATTGTACAAGGTTTAGATTCCATTTAGTTACTAATCACTTCCTCATGGAGGGAGATTACAGCTGGCAACTCTTCATCTTAGAATGTTACTTTTAATCGATAATCAACTAATTATTCTGGCCCTTAAAACAGTCAATCATCTAAATCAGAGAATCACATTTTTATGGGTGATAAATACGGAAAGTTGTCTCATTTTTTGGGGACATTTACTCCAACAGAATCCGCTTTGACTTCAGTCAGAACGTagagaaatgtaaaaatgaaacgTAAAGTTTGTGTGGTGGAAGCAGCTTTGGTTGAGGGTGAGGTGGCGCCTACCTGCTGAACGtgctctcctcccctccagacGTCATCGCCTACGCCGTGGGCATCGCCTGGGCGTCCCAGGACGAGCTGGAGTACATCGCCACCGACCCCGACAAGGAGCACGCCTTCTTCGTGGACGAGTTCGACAACCTTTACAAGTTCGTCCCCAAGATCGTCAACAACATCTGCCAAGAGTTCAACTCGCAGCCCAGGAACTGAGgcgccggcgccggcgccgctccGACCCGACGTCTCGGCCGTCGCCCAGATAgtggaaatgtaaaaaaatgatgaaatcaGCCAGACTCAGAGTTTACGGCCACGTCAACAGCGTGAGAGTCCGTCAACAACAGCATGAAGAAGCGTAAATACTCACTGATGGTGGCGGCTCCACGGGTGGGAAGGAAAAACGTACAGCTCCAGCTCGCCGGGCGCTTCCTAACCTTAATAACAGCGGTTCTGCTGCATCTGGATCTTCTGGATCACGCTGGTGCCGACGGAGACGGGGCGACGCCGCAGGCGAGGAGGCGCGTTGGTGCCACTCCGACTTGTTTAAACCTATTTATGATTTTCGCCCTTCATGTACATACGGATGCATATTAAAAGCATTTTGCTTATTGTTTAACTAATGGATCAATATCTATTTTTTTGcaatttttaataaaatgtaaaaaaaaaaaaaaaaaaaagtggccaATTTTTTTCTGATATTAATTAGCAGCTTTATTTACTTTATCGACGGTGAATAATTACATTAAGGTCGAGTTGCAGCTGCAAAATTACACAAATTTTCTCTCGGCCAAAATTCCAGGAGGATTTTGAACATGGAAAAtgtgggaaaaacacatttggtgaAAAATTCCGAACCCAGCAAAATCCCAGACGTGCACGTGTCAGCGCACAGGAAAACAGACCGGGTCGATTTTACAGCAGGTTTTATTTGGAACATACTTTCATATACAAACCAGTGACTGAGAAAATGGCTCAACCGAAGCTGTACTCTACATGTACAACATCTCCATCGTGTTAAGTTTATCCAGGAATACATCTTACAATAAACTGGAAAAATGCAGGACAAATCTGTGTGTTAAAGGTTATTTCAGAGTCCTACAGAACTGCACTAGGTTCCCGCTAAACACCGGACTACTGGAATTATCTGGACGTGATACATCACACGGTTGTCGAGCAAGTCCACACAACGGGGGAAACTACATACAATACAAGCCATTAATCCAAAGAGCAAACTGGCCAAAATCAAACGAGTTCATCCAAAAACGGAGCTCTAGAACCGAGTCGGAGTTGGAATCTGCAACCAGGAAGTTTCCTTTGGACACTCGTGGTGGCTTCTTACCTGCCGTGTGCATCTAATGGACAGGCGCTCTACGGAAAGGTGTGCGTCACCCCCCAGCGTTACCCTGAAATGCACAAGATTGATTCCCCAACCACACATATCAAAAAGGAGCACTCAAACTCACTCTGCACATTAAATCTTAAGActgaatatatattttgtttatTATAAGCATTTGTAATTTTACATCCAATATTAAAATCAACAACATGGTGATCGACCTGCTCCGTTTCTCTGCcgtccctcccccccttccccccaaaacaagcttgttaaaataacatttttcaaGACCTTTATAAAGCAAAGGCACATTTGTCAACACGTGTTCTAAAAAGGAAAGTATAGGCAGGCCTGCGAGCAGCGTCCCGGGTCCCGGGTCCCGGGTCCCGGGAGCAGACGGGCAGATGGCGGCAGGCTTCCGCGGTTGCTCCGGCAACGTTTCTGGAACAGCACAACACAAAACCTGACTGGGTCTGAGGGCCCAGAGCGCTCTGTCTGAGGGGAAAGGTGGAGGGCCAGGGGCCTCGGGGGGCTCCTGAAGTCACTGAAGCAGAAGACCGCCTCACGTCTCCAAACACTTGTCCTGAGCCTCCGAACCGTGAGGTTGAGTCCGAGTGGGTCTGGGTAGGGGGCCGCCGCGGCCCGTCACACCCAGGCCTGCCTGGATGGTGTCTGGGGGACCAGGGAGCGGTTCTTCTCCTGATGGAGGATTGAGGCTACATGGTCAGTCAGTCAGGGCTGTGAGAGGCAGGACTGGACCCGTGCAccagagcccccccctcccagcaggGTCTCTGCGGGTCCCCGATCATTGGTGGCAGAGTCAGAGGGCGGGGCTGCGGAGGAGGATGCAGCTCCGCGTCATACAAACACTTTGGCGAGAGCGTCTGCCCCAGCGCTGGCGATGTAGCACTTAGACGGGTGGAACGCCACGTCGTGGATGGCCTCCTCGAACTTCTTCCTGTGAGCCGTGAACTCCTGGATGCACGTTTTACTCTCCAGGTTCCACAGGCGGATGGAAGAGTCGTGACCTGCGGAGGACGACAGCAGAGTCACGACACAGAGGGGGAACGGAGGTGCGTGGGAGGGGCCGACAGGAAGTCCTGCTACTTACTGCCGGACATGAGATACAGCCCGTTAGGATCCACAGCTAAACTGGTGACAGCGTCCAGATGAGCCACCATGGAGTGGATCAGCTTCCCACTGGTGTTGTCATAGAACTTGATGTGTCTGTCCTCCTGCGCCGTGATGGTGATTGGAAGAGTTGGGTGACTCAGGATTTTGTTgatctgacaggaagtgcctgttACAGACACACCAGCACCGTTAAACAACAGCGAGCTCCAGCCATCCAGAGCAGAACACAAGGCTCCCTGACCTGCAGAACCTAAGCATCAAAAGCACAGAACCTGTGTCCCAGGACCATGAACCAGAAGGTTTGATCAGAATATCTAAGTGGTCCCATGAAATCCCCTTTATTCGCTGTACTGAAAGGACAGTTGTGAGGTCAGTGCTTACTGGGCTCCGCGGTGGACTCCAGAGTGAGGACCAGCTGACGCGTCTCCATGTTGAAGAGTCCGATCTGCCCGTTGGTGAAGGACGTgaccaggtgagctggatcacTGCAGACCAGGTCCACAGAGGAGGGCACCCCCAGCTCTGGCGAAGGCCAACAGAGACATTCGTTAGCGGAGCAAACGTGACAGGAAAGAAATGCAGCCGTTGACGTTTCCGTCTACTTTTGTCTTCGTTGAACACGGCGAGGGCGGGGGAGGTGGTGTTGGCGTCCCACAGCCGCACCGTCCCGTCcgcagagcaggacaggaggcgCTGGTGCGCGCTGCTGTAGACCAACCCCCAGACGGAGTCGGCGTGTCCGCACAAGGCTCCCCGCAGCACCGAGGGGTCTGCACACAAACGCAGAGACCAATGAGCAACGCGTGGAGGCTGAGCGGCGCCACGCTGCCCTCGGCACGCCCGCCGTTACCGTAGGAGTCGTAGGGGTCGATGTTGGGATTGGGGGTGTTCCAGCACTGGATGGTCCCGTCCACCCCGCCGCTGAAACACTGCTCcccgctgctgctcatcaccaCGCTCAGCACGGCCCCCCTGCCCAGAAACACCCGTTAGAGCCGCTTCCTAAAGCCTCGGCTGATCTGGGAACAGCAGCTTCTTACCTGTGAGCCCTGAAGGTGTAGATGGGTTCCACGTCTAAGGAGGCGCTCCTGGGGACAAAGGCGTGTTGAGTACGGTTAGACAACGGGAGGAGCGCGGCTGCTGACACACTCACTTCTTGGCCGGAGCCGTCTTCTGCAGGTTCCACATCTTCAGCGTGTGGTCCTCTGAGGCGGTGACGAGGACCGGTTCCACCGGGTGAAAGGTCAGCGCGCGGATGCCGTCGAAATGGCTCCGCAGCGTGAACTTAGGGTTCCACGTTTTCCTCATCGCATCCTTATTGTTTCCAATCTGGAGAAGGAGTTTAAAAATGGCCTTTTAACGCTTTATTATCAATAACAAAAGTACGACAATCTGAATTTGTTCTATCACACATGGTCCCAAGTTAGTCTGGTATCAAAGATGTTGTTGCCACCTATCTGTTTCCATGCCAACCCCCCTGAAGAGAAACGCTGTGGATTTACTGACATCGTACGCCAGGCTGTCGGCCTCGTTGGCCACGGTGAGTCCAGCCAGCTCCCCCAGGCCCAGCTCGCTCTCCATGGCCTCGTCGCCGCCCATAATAAAAGACTTCCCAGAGGTCGGTGGGAACGTCAGCGCCTCCACTAGGAAACAAGCAAACGAGCAGAGTTAAAGCTCCGCGTGGACAAAGACAGGCGGGGACTTGAGCCGAGCACCTTCATCGGTCCGGTTCCCTTCGTGCTCATTGAATCGGACCGCGCTGGGCCGGGGCTGAGGAGCCGAGGGAGGCTGCATGTGAGACGGATCCTCCGCGTCTCGGAGGTTGGCCAACATGTCCTGCAGCTTCGACCGGTTCGGCCCTGTTGAGGAGGCAGGTTCCAAACGTTAAACATGGAGGCAAAGCAGACAGAAAGGTGCAAGTCTTCACAGAACGTGTTGAAAGGAGGAGAACAAAAGTAGGAAGATGGAAGCAACAGTGACCGAGAAGCTCAGAAAAAGAAGTGTGCAAAGGAAGAGAAGTGAAAGTAAATAAAGACAAAGCGAGGCGGAGCAGCTGCCACAGGAAATTAAGTTTGCAAGAATGAAATCCCATCCAGATCTCCTGACGCCGGCTCACAGCCAGGACAGCCCGGAGGATGAGAGGAACAAGCAAAAAGTGTGGAGCTCATCAAACAACCAGAACCAAGCCGACTTGTTGAAGCTTTGTCCTTGTAAATGTGAACTCTAAGAGCTCTGATTGAATGAAGGTGCAGCTGAGGTGGGTGATTACTGGGATGGTGCTGCTCAGCTGGGCTGGAGGACAAATGTCCGATTACTGTCagctcacagcagcagaagcgtTGCTTCTCACTACAACATCCAGACGGGGACGGGTGAGGATGGACACACTGAAGGAGGACACTGATGGGGACACAAGTCAAAACCTTCAACAAATCAGAAAAACCAAGCAGGAACAATCACACCGAAGATGAAGACGGCAGATGTGGCAGCAGGCCGGATATGAAGGGACGGACAACAGGACACAACGATGCCAGGTAGAAACGAGGACCAGGAGCAAATGAAGGAGAcgaaaggagaagaaaacaagGAAGGTCACTGAAGTTTAGAGTTGAAGCTTCTTTGGTAGAACTCAGAAAAGTGTCAGGCTCtatggagaggaagaggaggaggcagcggcgCCTCGCGGGACTTACTCTTCACCCCCTTTTTGCCCTTGCGCTCCTTTTTGTACTGCTCCTTGAGTTTGGTTATCAAGCCCGGGTCCACATCCCAAGCCTCAGAAATGGGACCTTGCTCGTCCTTCTCTACACAGGGGGAACAGAACCAGACCGAGAGGCTGTTGAGCAACTGCTGTGGTTGAGACCCTGAACCAGCAACCATCTTTGACCGGCCGATGAGCGAGCTGAGGCTGACTGAGCGACGCTCATGCACCTGCGATTATGTTGGCACGGAATActggcagcagggggcagaaatGGAGATACCCTACCATGCAGAGGCAACGTGCGACTACCGACTCGTTACGTTTAGATGTTCAAACACTACTGGGGATGAGAGGCAGGACGCCTCTTATGTGGCGACGCTCTGACCTACGGGGGAGTGTCTGGCAGGGTAACGCCACACGCTCACACCTTAACTGGGGCATGAGACTGCTGGGAAGGACGCGCTGCCTGAGGACTTCTTTGATTTGAACTCACAgataaaatgatcaaagaatATTCTCAATAAAATGTTGATGAAAACGTGATGTTCAAAGTCGAAGAAGCCCAATCGGCGCGTCACCCACGATGGAACTCTGAGGACCGGTGAGGCTAAAAGACGGGAGTGGAGGAGACGTGGTCGAGGGTTGCTATGGTAACACAGTGGACAGGAACACAAACCATGGGTTATACAGAGACACTCCAAAGATGACTTATGACTACACCATGACACATGA from Takifugu rubripes chromosome 4, fTakRub1.2, whole genome shotgun sequence includes:
- the vit gene encoding vitrin isoform X10, whose protein sequence is MKSAPLAAVCLGLLLSCTCWAKPNGPKGKKPKQVIPAIECDVRAGKINLPEFIAKCPAHCKETKQQVYGSGVFASISSICNAAIHSGVITNAGGKVIVKKMAGQNIYKGSSSNGVRSLSLPKWRESFVVTVGKPKKGVIYPATLDYVPSRPTYVKTSQKEAKSPPVTTELPTAAAPEPTTTTTPQPSSTSSTTLAPSTPPPTTPPPTTPPPTTTKARAAVHKVRDAGNGHPYLASEPSASSRQQPHNGPGGSGPVFRGATYLNRFAQRTSAGQRRPEPGATIRRQPSSPAGPVPRAPDSDGGRKVPLDTTYTRVEPVDSWRPDASIYQSGYNVREEEPAARVPEPASQGAPECKVDLVFLMDGSWSIGKRRFKIQKDFLSEVAQTINVGVTGPVMGVVQYGDEPVTEVSLKSASSSRELRSAIEKITQKGGPSHVGKALGYINKQFFSDANGNRGGAPNVAVVLVDGWPTDKVEEASRLARESGINIFFVTIEGADDVEKKNLIENDFVDKAVCRTNGFFSLPVSSWFALRKLVQPLVKRVCDADRLVCSKTCLNANDIAFVIDGSSSVGTGNFRTVLQFVANITREFEISDTDTRVGAVQYTYEQRLEFSFTQHGNKADLLNAVKRIDYWSGGTSTGAAISYAAEQLFSKSKPNKRKIMIVITDGRSYDDVRQPALAVHRQDVIAYAVGIAWASQDELEYIATDPDKEHAFFVDEFDNLYKFVPKIVNNICQEFNSQPRN
- the vit gene encoding vitrin isoform X12, which translates into the protein MKSAPLAAVCLGLLLSCTCWAKPNGPKGKKPKQVIPAIECDVRAGKINLPEFIAKCPAHCKETKQQVYGSGVFASISSICNAAIHSGVITNAGGKVIVKKMAGQNIYKGSSSNGVRSLSLPKWRESFVVTVGKPKKGVIYPATLDYVPSRPTYVKTSQKEAKSPPVTTELPTAAAPEPTTTTTPQPSSTSSTTLAPSTPPPTTPPPTTPPPTTTKARAAVHKVRDAGQRRPEPGATIRRQPSSPAGPVPRAPDSDGGRKVPLDTTYTRVEPVDSWRPDASIYQSGYNVREEEPAARVPEPASQGAPECKVDLVFLMDGSWSIGKRRFKIQKDFLSEVAQTINVGVTGPVMGVVQYGDEPVTEVSLKSASSSRELRSAIEKITQKGGPSHVGKALGYINKQFFSDANGNRGGAPNVAVVLVDGWPTDKVEEASRLARESGINIFFVTIEGADDVEKKNLIENDFVDKAVCRTNGFFSLPVSSWFALRKLVQPLVKRVCDADRLVCSKTCLNANDIAFVIDGSSSVGTGNFRTVLQFVANITREFEISDTDTRVGAVQYTYEQRLEFSFTQHGNKADLLNAVKRIDYWSGGTSTGAAISYAAEQLFSKSKPNKRKIMIVITDGRSYDDVRQPALAVHRQDVIAYAVGIAWASQDELEYIATDPDKEHAFFVDEFDNLYKFVPKIVNNICQEFNSQPRN